The sequence below is a genomic window from Lelliottia sp. JS-SCA-14.
CCTCGGATTATTAAAAAGCGCGATATGAAAGTGTAACCAGCACCTTCATACCGCTGACCAAAAACAACTAAACGGAGTTGAAAATGGCTACCACAAATATTAAGCCAGAAATCGCTATCGCCAAAACAGATTCTGGAACTTTAGCGAATATTTCCGAAAACCACGAAGTTGCACGCAAAAATGGCGTCTCTGCAAAGGCAGATACAGCTAATCGTATTTCTAAAACCGTACGGCGTATGACGGTGAGTTATGTCAGTGTCCGCCACTACGATCGCCGCACCGAGAAAACCCGGCGCTATACCCGCAGCGCCAGTTTGCGTCTGAACGGGCACTGGATGGAGGAAGCTGGATTTACCACCGGCACGCCGCTGGATGTGCGGGTGATGCCGGGGTGCCTGGTTATTACCACTTTGCCAAAAGAATCCGCATTAATGAAAGTGCTGAGCAAAACTGCTAATTGTTTACCAGAAAAAGAGCAACAGCAGGTTTTGGCATTTTTGCAGGGTGTGACGGCGAAAGTGGCACTTGAAAAAAATTAATTCTCGATAATTAAAAGAGCAGGATCTTTCCTGCTCTTTATTCATAATATTAGAACCGATAATCGGCTCTAATATTAAAATCAGATGCGGTTAGTGGTCTACGCTTTGGCACTAACAAGCAAAAACATCCCAACTGCGAAGGCTGGTATTTGTTTTACTAACTCTATAAGCTAATTTAGCTTTGTAACGATAACATCGTTGGTTTTATCCATGAGTAGCGTGTCTGCCAAAGGCAATGTCCTAATCAACCTTTCTAACGTCCCTCTAGGGAAACGACATTCGTTAAAACTACCTTCGAAATCCAAAGTATAAATTAGCCTTTCTTCACAGCCATCAAATCCTAGCCAGAAATTACACCCATAGTCATACAACTCAGCAACATTTAATGATAATAATTTTTTAGGTGTTCCTTCTGAAAAATCCATTTCTTCCACAGATACATTACCGATATCTTCATGGATTTTTATAAGCCCTGCCTCCAGACTCTCTTTTAATGAAGATATTACGATATAAAGGTCTATAGTAGTCCCTTTACCAGGGATGAGCATGTCATTGATAATGAAGTTAAACATTCCACTCGGAGAACATAAGAAATCCACCTGTTCCACTTGTATTGCGATTTGATAAGGAT
It includes:
- a CDS encoding SymE family type I addiction module toxin produces the protein MATTNIKPEIAIAKTDSGTLANISENHEVARKNGVSAKADTANRISKTVRRMTVSYVSVRHYDRRTEKTRRYTRSASLRLNGHWMEEAGFTTGTPLDVRVMPGCLVITTLPKESALMKVLSKTANCLPEKEQQQVLAFLQGVTAKVALEKN
- a CDS encoding Imm42 family immunity protein, with the translated sequence MIIGNPYQIAIQVEQVDFLCSPSGMFNFIINDMLIPGKGTTIDLYIVISSLKESLEAGLIKIHEDIGNVSVEEMDFSEGTPKKLLSLNVAELYDYGCNFWLGFDGCEERLIYTLDFEGSFNECRFPRGTLERLIRTLPLADTLLMDKTNDVIVTKLN